In the Phyllopteryx taeniolatus isolate TA_2022b chromosome 1, UOR_Ptae_1.2, whole genome shotgun sequence genome, taggtgaacggCGATATAGCAATGGAACACTGTATagactttatttttaagttttatgTTGCGCtgagagatttttttgttatttaaatatgagcggaagatgcaggagattggcagatggaaaaggatgacacgctgtggcgacctctaactggacaagccgaaaggagaaGATGATGTGTCTTTGCTCAATAAAACATTGGGAAACACTGCCGTAAGTCACTGAGTACTAACCACTGCGGCGGAAAATGATTCACTttcacttaattgctccaaGAATTATGGAagatttctgtcttttttcaaTTCCTGCAAGGATATCGTCTTTGTGCTTcaggcccaaatttcacaactattaaatttgtgagtaaataaaacaaaatcatattttttattttttttattatttattttgggggaggcggcacgttggccgactgggtagagcctcacagttctgaggaccggggttcaatccccggccccggctgtgtggagtttgcatgttctccccgtgcctgcgtgggttttctccgggcactccgctttcctcccacatcccaaaaacatgcatggtaggttaattgatgactctaaattgcctgtaggtgtgaatctgagtgtgaatggttgtatatttgtatgtgccctgcgattggctggcaaccagttcagggtgtaccccgcctactgcccgatgatagctgggataggctccagcacgcccgcgaccctagtgaggtgaagtggctcggaaaatggatggatgttttgggggaggggtgccctgagatttttctaatgcaaaATATGCACCTTGGGTCAATCAACTAAGATTGGGGAACACTGCAATAGAGCACTAGCTCGCAGCACAATGGGACAAAAGGCTTCCGTATCATTTCCGTATGTACTCGAGGCCGTGATGACCGCGGGAGTCGTAACTCTCGTAATGAGGCAGCGAGGGCCAGTCCAGCTGGTACGTGGTTGTGCTGTACACAAAGGCCTCAGTGACGCCGCCCGCCGCGGACCTCTCCTCGTGGTCGGCCTGCCCCAGCCACTCCTCCACCGTAAGCATTACCAGAGTCCGCTGATACGTGGCGGGGATGTCTTCGAGGACATCCAGGAAATTCAGCAAGCGCTCGTCCACTCTGTAGAGCTCGCCGTGAACCCTGTGACCCTGGCCTGGTAGGTTGAGGAGGAAAGGGATGTTGTACTCGCCAGCGATCACTAGGGGGAACTTCTCAGTGGTGACAGCGGTGGCAAGCAACTGCGCAGCTCCAATGCTCTTGTCCAACATGCAGTAGTGGTTCGGCTGCCCCCCCTTTAGAGTTCCGTAGACGAAGAGTCGAGCCATGATTCAGAGGGGTGACTTCTGAAATGACGGAACATTACACAGACACTAAAATTATTCATCGTTACTGAGGGTATTCATTGTATTTTCTATTGCGCTCTATGTTTTAGGCAACGGTAGCAAAGACTCACTGtaccaaatagaaaaaaaaatggtaaagcagaagtactgattcaactgttgtacttaatttgtttttttaaaagtagagTGAAatatacaaaagtaaaaattatgttttactatcaattatatacaatggctgttttgataacttggcacagcaaaacaaaataatttttaaaaaaggtagctattaaaacaatgtgttcccatagctttgcaaACATTGTGAACtaaccaacaaaaaaatgctaaattagctaaagtaatgactgaaaaaatatacactTCCTGTATGTTTATTCGGTTTTTTTAGATTAGCTCCAgattattgtgtttttaacagCAGATGTGGGTGGTTTTTCGGATAGCATAAAACAACACTTTCACAacaaatcattcttggagcCGACAACATCAAACTATTCTCTTCCGAAAAGGCCATGCatagggaatatcttgcttctccaaatctgttgtgTGATTGTCCTtcacccctaagtgaaaatgtgaaaattaggCTCAAAGtggaaaacattattttacagaaCTGCCAATGAACTCTTGGGCATGGAGTTCACCAGCTCTCCACAGGTTGCCAATGGAATCCTCTTCCACCGCTCcatggacattttcacttaggggtgttCTCGCATTTGTTGTCAGCAGGCTGTGTTGAGGCTTTTTTCTTAGGATAAATTATCAGTATATTTAGACCATTTtcaagctgtacactgactacaTGTTagcaaatgatttatttatttttgtgccataaaaaatgcagaaatattAAAGTTGTACACACTTTTCTTGGAGGATACGATTTGTGAGTGTACTGGCTCGATTACTGatgttatttgtgtttgtaataactttatgaatattttgggtTTTCCTtgcatttacaaatatttctttgactattttaaaataatgttctgtattgatagcacacgATACAGCACtgatatatttataaaaaaataagtaaacttTGGAAAATCGATTGAGAAttgagcaagttacgacttaatttcaatgtccatgaaTTGCGTTTGATGGGAatgtcgacctccccaacatgtcACGTcggcacagcaaaaaaaaattaataaataaataaaaagctagCTATGCACGTCGGTTAGCCAAGGTGCTATAGCACGCTGCCATATGTACTTTTCATATCTATGCTAAAACAGCATTTTCCTTATTGCAAGTGTGCAAGAACGCGAAACGTAGCTTTTTTTTCACACTTCGGACACGGAAAAGTACTTCACCTGAAATGAAGGGAAAATAAGTTCCTACCACCTGGGTCTTGCCGACGCAGACCAGAATTGAAAGAACTATGACCCAGTACCGAGTTGGAATCCTCAATTGGGCGCACGTGAAGGTCAATCCAGGTCACGTCGCGTCGAGGCTCTTATCATAGAAATATATTCATAAACAATGCATTGAGCACTAATACATACGTCAACTTCGCCGCCATATTGTATGTGTCAAAGTTGAGCCCTTAGAAGATGTCTCATTTAgccaactccatccatccatccattctctaccgcttatccgggtcgggtcgcgggggcagtagcttcagcagggacgcccagactaccctctccccagccacttcatccagctcttccggggggatcccgaggcgttcccaggccagccgaaggatgtagtctctccagcgcgtcctgggtcgtccccggggtctcctcccggtgggacatgcccggaacacctcaccagggaggcgtccgggaggcatccgaatcagatgccccagccacctcatctggctcctctcaatgcggaggagtagcggctctactctgagatcctcccggatgaccgagcttctcaccctatctctaagggagagcccggacaccctgcggaggaaactcatttcggccgcttgtatccgggatcttgttctttcggtcacgacccacagctcatgaccataggtgagggtaggaacgaagatcgaccggtaaattgagagcttcgcctttcggcttagctctttctttaccacaacagaccgatacaaagtccgcatcactgcagacgctgcaccgatccgcctgtcgatctcccgttccattcttccctcactcgtgaagaccccaagatacttgaattcctccacttggggcaggatctcatccccgacctggagatggcatgccaccctttcccgactgaggaccatggtctcagatttggaggtgctgattctcatcccagccgcttcacactcggctgcgaactgctccaatgagagttggaggtcacggcttgatgaagccaacagaaccacatcatctgcaaaaagcagagatgcaatactgaggccaccaaaccggaccccctctacgcctcggctgcgcctagaaattctgtccataaaagttatgaacagaatcggcgacaaagggcagccttggcggagtccaaccctcaccgggaacgagtccgacttactgccggatatgcggaccaaactctgactccggtcgtacagggaccgaacagcccgtatcagggggttcggtaccccatactcccgaagcactctccacaggactccccgagggacacggtcgaacgccttctccaagtccacaaaacacatgtagactggttgggcgaactcccatgcaccctcgaggaccctgccgagggtgtagagctggtccactgttccacggccaggacgaaaaccacactgctcctcctgaatctgagattcgacttcccgacggaccctcctctccagcacccctgaatagaccttaccagggaggctgagcagtgtgatccccctgtagttggaacacaccctccggtcccccttcttaaaaagggggaccaccaccccagtctgccaatccagaggcactgtccccgatgtccacgcgatgttgcagaggcgtgtcaaccaggacagccccacaacatccagagcctttaggaactccgggcgaatctcatccacccccggggccctgccaccgaggagctttttaactacctcggtgacctcaaacccagagataggagagcccgcctcagagaacccacactctgcttccccatgggaatgcgtgtcggtggaattgaggaggtcttcgaagtattctccccaccgactcacaacgtcccgagtcgaggtcagcagcgccccatccccactatacacagtgttggtggtgcactgctttcctctcctgagacgtcggatggtggaccagaatttcctcgaagccgtccggaagtctttctccatggcctcaccgaactcctcccatgcccgggtttttgcttcagtgaccaccagagctgcattccgcttggccagccggtacccatcagctgcctcaggagtcccacaggccaaaaaggcccgataggactccttcttcagcttgacggcatccctcaccgttggtgtccaccaacgggttcggggattgccgccacgacaggcaccgaccaccttacggccacagctccggtcggccgcctcagcaatggaggcgcggaacatggtccactcggactcgatgtcccccgcctcccccggaacatgagcaaagttctgtcggaggtgggagttgaaactccttctgacaggggattctgccagacgttcccagcagaccctcacaatacgtttgggcctgccacgtcggaccgggatcttcccccaccatcggagccaactcaccaccaggtggtgatcagttgacagctccgcccctctcttcacccgagtgtccaagacatgcggccgcaagtccgatgacacgaccacaaagtcgatcatcgaactgcgacctagggtgtcctggtgccaagtgcacgtgtggacacccttatgcttgaacatggtgttcgttatggacaatccgtgacgagcacagaagtccaataacagaacaccgcttgggttctgatcgggggggccgttcctcccaatcgcgcccttccaggtttcactgtcattgcccacgtgagcattgaagtcccccaacagaacaatggagtccccagcgggagcgctctccagcaccccctccaaggactccaaaaagggtgggtactctgaattgctgtttggtgcataggcacaaacaacagtcaggacccgtccccccacccgaaggcggagggaggctaccctctcgtccaccggggtgaaccccaacgtacaggcgccgagccgggggcaataagtatacccacacctgctcggcgcctctcaccatgggcaactccagagtggaagagagtccaacccctctcgagaggactggtaccagagccccaggtgtgtgtggaggcgagtctgactatatcgagtcggaacttctcgacctcacacaccagctcgggctccttccctgccagagaggtgacattccacgtccctagagccagcttctgtagccggggatcggatcgccaaggtccccgccttcggccaccgcccagctcacactgcacccgacccctatggcccctcccagaggtggtgagcccaggggaagggggacccacgttaccctttcgggctgtgcccggccggaccccatgggtgcaggcccggccaccaggcgctcgccttcgagccccaccaccaggcctggctccagtggggggccccggttgcccgcgtccgggcaagggaaaacgaagtccattgtttgtcatcatcattaggggtctttgagccgtgctttgtctggtccctcacctaggacctgtttgtcatgggtgaccctgccaggggcataaagccccagacaacttagctcctaggatcactgggacacacaaacccctccaccacgacaaggtgacggctcaaggaggggatttaGCCAACTCAAAAAGTATAAATTATGGTTAGATCTTGATGCAATATCTTTTTCCAAtagaaatttgtttttaaaagatgaaTGCATTTattggaattgaaaaaaaaattattaatatcAATCATACAGCTCAGATTTGATTTAATATAAATACACGTGTGGTTAACTGTGAAAGTCATACTGTATACTTGGTATATTTAACATATATTAGCAAGTAAACAAAAACCTttacaaaataaagtattttatatGTACTTATAAACTTTCCCAAATCTTTTCCTggttttaatttaattcataATACAAAGTAAAGGCACAAAAACACTTAAAGGTAATTAggattcattcaaatttaatgATACATCAACCTtgattagtaaaaaaaaaaaagtatcagtaTGTACATTGGCGCGGTATTAAGATTGTATCAGTACCTATACCAAATGTTGCCATATTgctcaccatccatccatccattttctggctgcttctcctcacaagggtcacgggcatgctggagcctatcccagctatcatcgagcaggaggcggggtagcctgaactggtagccagccaatcgcagggcacatgcaaacaaacaaccatttgcacgcacattcacacctacggccaaattagagttgtcaattaacctaccatgcatgtttttgggatgtgggaggaaaccggagaaaacccacggggagaacatgcaaactccacacaggtggggccggggtttgaaccccggtcctcagaactgtgatgcagacgctctaaccagtcagtcaccgtgccgccatattgcACAATACTAATTTAAAATACTGACATTGACATATCAGAGTGTATCAGACTGGCGGACCCCGGTCCGGATCCAGACCCAAAAGAAGTCCCATATGGACCCACAGCCAAAAAAAGAAGGGCTATGATTCGAAACCTACGGGGCGCTTCTATTT is a window encoding:
- the LOC133473226 gene encoding gamma-glutamylaminecyclotransferase-like yields the protein MARLFVYGTLKGGQPNHYCMLDKSIGAAQLLATAVTTEKFPLVIAGEYNIPFLLNLPGQGHRVHGELYRVDERLLNFLDVLEDIPATYQRTLVMLTVEEWLGQADHEERSAAGGVTEAFVYSTTTYQLDWPSLPHYESYDSRGHHGLEYIRK